Below is a window of Dromiciops gliroides isolate mDroGli1 chromosome 5, mDroGli1.pri, whole genome shotgun sequence DNA.
AACACACTCTATAGAgtttaaataggaaataattgggagggaaagcattagaattGAGAGATTGGGAAAagattcttgtagaaggtaggattctAATTGGCCCAAAATTTCATATCACAAGACTATAaaagagtttgttttttaaatttcctaaACGATGGGTAAATCAAATCAATAAGGaattatcaagtacctactatgttccagaaagGGTCAGCTGTGGTGTAGTGGCTTGAGAATTGAACTCAGAGCctggagaacccaagttcaaatcttgcctctaggACATAGTAGCGACATGGTCCTGGGCATGTAAGACACTTAAGCTCTTAGTGTTCTGGTGaaatttaaaagattataaaTTGGAGAGGATGTGTTGATTTACATTGGCAGAGGGAGCTCCCTCAATGGAGAGTTcactatattaatgaaatcacaggtcatgTTCCAATCCTTATGTTTCAGTCACTGTCTATGGTACTGAggatataatgacaaaaatgaaataatatctgctCTCCAGGAACTTATATTCTGGGAACATGCAATATAAACACAGGTAAACAAATCCTAGGTACatctaagtaaatacaaagtaaacagAAGGGGGGAGCAATGACAACAGCAAATACCTTGTGAAGAGGGGGAGATCCTAGCTAAGTCTTAAAAGGAACTAGGAACTCTAAAAGTTGAGATGACAAGAAATATCATTCTAGATatgggacagcctgtgcaaaagcatACAGGCAGGGGATAGAATACCACATACAATAGGTCATTTTAGTTGGAACATAAAGTGTGTGAAGGAAAACAATGTCAATTAAATCTGGAAAGACGggatggagccagattgtgaaagtaTTTAAAAGCTAgtgaggaacttatattttattctaaagacaaAATGGAGGCACTGAGGATTcttagaaaaggaagtgacaTCATTAGACTTGATATTTACAAATATCAATTTCATAGCAAAGTAGAGGATGAATTGAAGAATGAAGAGACTGTAAGCAGGGATATCAATTACAAGTATAATGTAATAGTCCGTGCAAGGGGTAATGAGATCTTGAGCTTCGATGGTAGCCATGTGAATCAAGGGAAGGAAGAACCAACCCCTTTAACTATGTTCTTGATACCTCTTCTGTGAGCCTATTCAAATTATCTACTTTTACTTATAATCTTCAATTTTTTATATACTGGTTCTTTGCCCATTTCTTACAAACATGCCCAGATCTCCCTTATCCTTAAAAAATCTTTGCATGACACCATCTTTTTGTTgccaaacattttgaaaaaagacCGTGTTCCTTGCCTCTAGTTCTTGACCTACAACTCACTACTTCACCCCTTACAATTTgacttccagggggcagctaagtggcgcagtggatagagcactggccttggattcaggaggatctgagttcaaatctggtctcagacacttgacatttactagctgtgtgaccctgggcaaatcacttaaccggtattgccctgcaaaaaccaaaaacaaaaccaaaaaacccccccaaaacaatttGACTTCCAACTCTACCACTAAACTAAAATTATTCTCTCCAACATTTACCAATGATCTCCTTACTTCTAAGATCAATGGCCTTTTTCCCCCAGTAttcttccttcttgacctttccaCAGCTTTGGACACTTTTGACAACTTTCTACTCCTTGATACTCCCCCGCCCTTGGGTTTTTGAGACTGTGTTCTACTGATTTTCCTCAGGTCTCATCTGATTTTCCTCAATCTCTTTTGGCTGGATCATGTCCTGCCGTTTTAAGTGGGTATATCCCAGATTTCTGTCAggggcctcttctcttctctgcaaATATTCCCATTCCTAGTTATTCCATCAACTCCCATGGCACTGACTATCATTTTTATATAAGTGACTCTCTAATATACATGTCTAGTTCTCATCTCTCAATTTTCAGCCCTAGTTCTTGAATTACCTACTGGATATTTCTACCTGGATGTCCCATCGAcatttcaaatttaacatgtctaaaacataactattttctttccctccaattcttccccatcccccatttcAAACTTCACTATTTCTGTCACCACCTTTCTAGTTACCCATATTTATAACCCAGGGATAATTTCTCAGCTTTTCCCTCTCACCCAACCCTCATATACAATAATTTGCCAAGTTCTGTTTATTTTATCACCACAACATTTATTTGATCTGTCTTCTCTCCACCTATATAACCATTACCCTTTTCTGAGTCCTCATCATgttacctagactattgcaatagattttttttgtgtgtggggggcaatgagggttaagtgacttgtccagggtcacacagctggtaagtgtcaagtgtctgaggctggatttgaactcaggtcctcctgaatgtagggccagtgctttatccactgcgccacctagcttccccctattgCAATAGATTTCTGATTGTTCACCTTCCCTTCAGTCTTTCCCCTCTTCAATTCATCCATTACACTTCTGCGAAATTGATATTACTAAAACACAGGTCTCAACCATGTCACTGGCATGTTCAAAAGGCTTCACTGACTCCATATTGTCttcaaatcaaatacaaaatcctttggttatcttttttttggggttatcttttaaagcacttcacaatctggctaTAACTGATCTTTCCAGGCTGATCATGTAACTCCTCCTCAAACACTGTATTACAGCCAAATGGGACTACTTGCTATTACCTAAGCATGACATTCCTTCTCCTGCCTCTTCATTCATCCACCCTGCTCTCCACAATAGAATTTTCTGCCTCCTTACCTCTATCTAGTAAACTTACTACATTCTTTATAGCAAAGCTCAAGGTGCCACCTTCTCCAGGAGGCCTTCTATGATCTCTTCCAGTTGTTAGTGCTTCTGCCCCTGAAATGgctttgtatttaatttatatattcttACTTGATTACATATTGTCTCCTAGCAATAGAAGGTAAggtccctgagagcagggattatttgggctttgtctctgtatccctaacACCAGGATAGTAAGGTACTAATAGTAGATGCTCAACCAATTcttggtgaattgaattgaaatgaagtgATGATCACTGAGCACCATGATGGcctcctctgatgcttactacatGTATGTGCTTAGGTAAGTTACTTTATCGCCAagggcctcagtcttctcatctgttaaataagagggttggactagattggcctctgagatcccttctagctttagatcTACAATCCTATCACTCAATGATGCCATgatctttgatttattttatctGTAAACATGTATCCTcttaataaaatataagcttcttgagggcaggaattgtctcattgttgtatttgtaaccccagtacctagtaaatgtttgttaattgctAGATAAGACCAAGTCCCTGCCTTTATGAAGTTTACATTTGGGGGAGAAAATGattatgtagggcagctaggtggcacagtcaataaagcacatccacagtcaggaagaactgagttcaaatttggcttcagatgcttcctagctgtgtgaccctggacaagtcatttcaacctgtttacctccatttcctcatttgtaaactgggctggagaaggaaatggcaaaccactctagtatccttgccaagaataccccaaatgaagtcacaacaagatggacgtgactgaaaaatgactgaacaacaacaaaaatgcttatGTAAATTATCCTAATACAGAAATAGAGCAAGAGAATTGCAAAGTGGCATACAAGCAAAAGTTTGGGGCTGAGTCCTGCCCTTCTCTTATTTGGCATGAGTGACATCTGACAAGACCTGCAGTCTGAGAAGAGAGGACCGGGTCTGTTCATCAAGTGAGAGAtcaacagaatctcagagttagaagagacatTTAGTTCATTTCAGAATCCCCTCCCCAACATATCTGACAAGTGGTTGTCCAGACTTTGCTTGAATGCCTTCAGTCAGAGGGAATCTATTACTTTCCAAAGTAGTTAttcctttctacttttggatagctctaatcattaggaagcttttccttgaaTCAAAACTAAATCTgcctttgcaacttccacccactgcTTTTAGTTCTGCCCTTTTGGGGCCAACCAGAagaaatctaatccttcttccatgtgacagcctgTAAAATACTTGGAAACAGCTCTCTCCCAATTCTTGTGCCCAGGTTAGTTATTATGACAGTAATCATTCTAGTTACTGTcaactagatcagggcttcttaaacttttcccacttgctatccttttttgcctgagaaatttttatacaatccttggtatataaatatataaaataggtataaataaccttttactgctgccaaatgtTTTACAACCCCTCCGGTTATGCTGGTTGAGACCTACAATTTAAGAAGTTTTATACTAGATGCTTTGCAGCTCATCAAAGGCCTTTCTAAGAGGTAGCACTCAGAAGTAAATATGATAGTCCTCATagtcagggtcacaaagctattaagtgtcaagtacctgaggctggatttgaactcaggttcttctaattccagggccgatgctctatccactgtactacctagctgtcccagcaaaATTTTCTCTTGATCCCAATgactttctccatgaagcctaAAATTGGAGTATCTTCATTAGCTGCCATGTCATACTGCCTAATCTTTCTTATTTTAGAGTCCACTAAATCCCCCAAATACGTGGGCCATACCCAAGTCCCTGGGTTGTGCCTCTTAGAGATTTTCCCCCAAGTTGACAGCAGACCATTCAAGTGAATACTCTCTTCTTAGTCTAGCTATTTAAGTAGGTCTGAATCTACCTACTATTTTCTAGACCACACCTCTCCATCTTATTCACAAGAATAGCATGGGAGAGTTTATCTAATGTTTAATAAAACCTAGATAAACTCTATATTTATAGCATTCCTCAAACCCAGCAGGCCAGTAACCcagtagggaaaaaaaggaaattgttttaGTCTGCTATGAAATGTTTTTGATGAAGCCACGGTAGCTCTTCTGGATCACCTCATCCTTTTCTAGACTCAAGTTCTTTTAGGACGGCAATCTCTAAATGCTGAGTCAGCAAAACTAGAGTGCTTTTTGGCAGCTCAGACCAGGAAGACAGATAGATTTGGTGTATATTCAATTCAACTggactcaacaagcatttattaaagtgcctcTGCTAGGGTCTGGGAATGCAAAAACAGGACAAAGagtcatggagcttacattccattgggaGATATAATAGGAATCCCCAGGGGAATATAACCTTGACTAGATTTTATCTTTAGGagcagaactttaaataaaaccgCTTAAATGAGGTGcctgattcttttttatttcagagaCCAAATGTTTGCCAAATTGAATTTCCCTTACTCCTTTAACATGATACAGCCCCTAATAGGTAgttgggatggagggaaattcttGCTTAGGATGGCATTTGGTCTAGTAGCTTAAGACTAAGGGAAAGAGGTACTTATATAAGATACCTCAGCATCCTCAAAAAGAATGCAGGGGTGtgagtctggggtgggggggggagaggaaacacataaataaaaaggaaagcttTAACTCTTTTTCTTCTAGTAACCACTGAACTATGATAACTGTCCAGGGAAGCATGGAATCCATTAGACATTCCCTTAGAGTGAGCCAAACTGGGAGGTTGGGGCTACTGACCTTGATTAAAGAGGTGGTGGTGTAGTGTAAGCAAAGAAAAGGGGGATGTGTGTGCATAGGGGTGTTGGTGCCAGTGCATCAAGGAGAACCAATCACTGTCGACTCCCGCTTTTCCCCCCTGCCTCTTAAGAGCCTTAGCCGCAGCCCTAAAGAGCTGGAGTGTGCTCTCTGGCTTCCCTTCTGCTGCAGGTTTAGGCGCAGCGCCTACGGGGGCACAGCTGGCGCCGTGTGCCTTATGCGCCCAGGCTCCTCGTGCCAAGTACTGCGTCCTACCCCGCATCTCACCGCCTGGCGATTCCATGGGGGCGGCTTCCTGATTGGAGAAGTGGCAAAGGCGGCATGTGGTTCCGTAGGGGGTATCTACCGGGAAAACAGTAGATCGAGAGCGAGGAGGAAAGGGCAGTGGGGAGGGGGGTCAGCCGGATTTTCCACTTAATTGATTTTCACTTGGCATTAAGTGGGCAGGATAGGCCACAAAGCGAAGGCGAAACCTTCCCTTCACAAGGCAGGCACATCTTctctaattaaaaataaacaagaaaacttCATAGCCACGTTAGGACTCAAGGAGAtgatttcctcccttcccctaaaGAATATTCCAAACCCAAGTGAACCCGAATTACTGACTTTTCGCCCCCCAAAAGATGCATGGCTCTATCAGGAAAAGGGCTGAAGCTACCTTGGAGTAGTACTACTACCTCAGGCAACCGGGGCTCTTGGGGTGGTGGAAAACGTGTTGGGTGGGTGCAGGAAAGGTGGAGAGGGGGTTTCAGGGGGAAAGGATGGGAGAGGGGAAGTAGAAGAAGGGAGGTATGCCAGTAGCGCATCACACGGTGACTAAAGAGACTCGATGCGGAACGAACACATCTATACGAGCATCCACATAAAAGCCACCAAGGATTCTGCTTGCCTTGAGTGCCACAGCCTGCATTGCGTCGAAAGTGGTCATTTGCAATGTTAAATCCCCTGGGAAGGTCGCCGCTGGGTAGTTTCGCGTGTTCGGGGTTCTGAATTGTGATGGGCTAGGGAGCGAGAGAGGGAggttcggggggggggggcggtgtttgttggaggaggagaaggatggcTGACAAGGGTGAGAAACTCGCTCCtctgcaccccccctccccatcccccgcCCACTTCTCTATCCTccagctccttcctcctccccctccccatcccacgaCCCTAGCGGGCCAATCCCTGCTCCGCACCAGAGGCGCCTCCTCGGGTTTCTGCTGATCTTGCAGGGTCCAGAAATGGACCTTGCAGCCGCTCTGCCGTTGCCACCGCCGCGGCTGCCGTCACTACCGCAATAGTCCCGCTCGACTCCGAGGCTTCCCAAAGCCCGGGTGCCCAGCGGAGCTTCCCGGAGGACTAAGCTAGCAGGAGGCAGGGGGGAGGTGCTGGAGTAGCTATGTAGATCCCGGGGCGGCTCTCTCCTGCCGCCCACTGCTTGGATCCATCCCTCCAGAAGCGAAGCAGAGACTCCTGGAGTGTCAGGGGGGAGCGATATctattttttgaattttaattttcttttgattcCTGGGTTTTTGGAGAGGTACCTCTCTGCCCCACTCCCCCCTACCCCTCCCCGCACCCCTCAGCAACCCTAGTAACTTGGAACTGGAGAGGGTCCTATCTTTCTCCCGTTCTGTATTCGAGTTCCTTCGAGTTGTTAGAAATGGGGGTGGGTATAAATATTTCGGCAGCAGCGGCCCTATAAAGCGATCTCAGCAAGGAGAGGAGAGCAGGAGGAGAGAGCTGGAGGCTGAGTTTGCCGCTGCGCCTTTTGGATGCTGCTGTTGctaccgccgccgccgccgccgccgccgccgccaagGAGACTTGCCGCATTCCAACAGGAACTCTTCTCCCGGCTCAACATCGCCACTGACGCCTGTCCAGACATCCTTCCAGGTAAGACGAGAAGCCCGGTAGGGCTCCGCCATTCGGGGGGCAGGCTGCACGAATCGGAGCGGGGAGGGTGAGGGGGGAGCGGGGCTGGAGAAGTCTGGATCTTTGGTAGCCCCCACCTTGGGGCTCACTTGTTAATGAAGTTGTAAATAGATCGGCTACAGGGGAATGGGGGAAGTGGGCAGGAGGAGAATTTCGAAAacttgaagtgtgtgtgtgtgtgtgtgtgtgtgtgtgtgtgtgtgtgtgtgtgtgtgtgtgtgattgccTTAGCTGTGCCTGGTGCTTTCCAATATAGGAAAGGTAGTTAGATGTATGTTCTTTTTCAGTTTCTGTCTGTGCGTTCCGTCTgaatgcttttgattttttttttataccttCCTATCACTTTCTATTTCTCTGCAGCATCCATCGATCGCCCTGGTGGGAGCTTAAAAAGCAGCAGAAGAGGGGTAGGAGGGAGGATAAGactagagaaagagggagaaatggaaggcAGGGGAATCTGCTGAGCAGACACCGGCACCCGGTCCTATTCTTATGACGATTTAGGGCGAGGGCAAAggggtgaccccccccccccaaaggcaaTGTCGAAGTTTGCTAGAACAGCATTACCTTGAGAGGAAAGCAAAACAACACACCTCCACAACAGAACAGGAGCCAGGTGTTGCTGGAAAGGGAGATTCCACTTTGGGAAAAGACTAGGTGGGGGTGAGAATAGATCGATAGTGCCCCGATTAGTTTCCTTTCTCCCCCTTGGGCTATTCTCCCCAAGGGGTGGCGGATTCAAACACTCTAGGTGGGGGGCACTTAGttaccctccccccctccttccaaCATCTTCACCACCCCAGGCCCCCTCTCTGCTCCACACCCTTCCACCCAGCTTAGACCATGACGGTGATGTCCGGAGAGAACGTGGAGGAGGCTTCTGCGGCCCAGGGCCATCCCCAAGACAACAGCTATCCAAGACCAGCAGACCATGACGACCACGACTGCTGTGAAAGAGTGGTGATCAACATCTCTGGGCTGCGTTTCGAGACCCAACTTAAGACCCTGGCTCAGTTCCCCAACACCTTGTTGGGGAATCCCAAGAAACGCATGCGCTACTTCGACCCCCTGAGAAATGAGTACTTTTTTGACCGCAACAGGCCCAGCTTTGATGCCATCCTCTACTATTACCAATCTGGAGGGCGTCTGCGGAGACCTGTTAATGTGCCCCTGGACATGTTCTCTGAGGAGATCAAGTTTTATGAGTTGGGTGAGGAGGCCATGGAGAAGTTCCGAGAGGATGAGGGTTTCATCAAGGAGGAAGAGCGCCCATTGCCAGAGAAGGAGTACCAGCGCCAGGTGTGGCTCCTCTTTGAGTATCCTGAGAGCTCCGGGCCTGCACGGGTCATTGCTATTGTCTCAGTCATGGTAATCCTCATCTCTATAGTTATTTTCTGCCTGGAGACCTTGCCTGAGCTAAAAGAAGATAGGGAATTCAGCACCTTTCAACCAAGTGACAACACAACACTCTACTACAAATCCAACATTTTTACAGATCCCTTCTTCATTGTGGAAACATTATGCATCATCTGGTTTTCCTTTGAGCTGGTGGTACGCTTCTTTGCCTGTCCCAGCAAAACAGATTTCTTCAAGAACATCATGAACTTCATTGACATCGTGGCCATCATCCCCTACTTCATCACCCTGGGCACTGAAATGGCAGAGCAGGAGGGCACCCAAAAGGGTGAGCAGGCCACTTCACTGGCCATCCTAAGAGTCATCCGATTGGTCAGGGTCTTTAGAATCTTCAAACTGTCCCGCCATTCCAAGGGTCTCCAGATCCTAGGTCAGACTCTCAAGGCTAGCATGAGAGAGCTAGGTTTactcatctttttccttttcattggggTTATCTTGTTTTCTAGTGCTGTATACTTTGCAGAGGCAGAAGACGCTGAGTCTCACTTCTCAAGCATCCCCGACGCTTTCTGGTGGGCTGTGGTGTCCATGACCACTGTAGGATACGGTGACATGTACCCTGTGACAATTGGAGGCAAGATCGTGGGCTCCTTGTGTGCCATCGCTGGTGTGCTGACAATTGCCCTGCCTGTACCTGTCATCGTGTCCAATTTCAACTATTTCTACCACCGAGAAACTGAAGGGGAAGAGCAGGCTCAGTTGCTCCATGTTAGTTCCCCTAACTTAGCCTCTGATAGCGACCTCAGTCGCCGTAGCTCCTCTACCATCAGCAAATCTGAATACATGGAAATTGAAGAGGATATGAATAATAGTATAGCCCATTATAGACAGGCTAATATCAGAACTGGCAACTGCACTACAGCTAACCAAAACTGTGTTAACAAGAGCAAGCTCCTGAcggatgtttaaaaaaattaaaacatacatacacacgcacacatgcaaaTTCCATTTAGCGACTTGAAAgacttaatagaaaaaaaaaccacctcaaacaacaataataaaaaaaatctagtgaCTTATGTCACTCTCTGTAGATACTTTACTAAATAGTCTTTGAATGCTCTATTGACCTGTAAATGCATTATTGCATTGCAGATTTTTTGGCTCAGCGAACCAGAAGCTTTCAGGATccataaaaaatactattttcattttattttaaaaaaaagaaagaaaaagaaagggtatTTTccataaatggtaaaaaaaaaatgaacagtctAGGTAACAGTCTAGGTAAAATAAGACTCATATGCTTCtctatattgaaatgtttttcatCCCTCTGCTTGTTTAacctaattttaaagaaatatttaaaaacagatgatcatttagaaatataaaaatgaaatatgcatGGGACTCCAGTTAAAAATctctgcaaactgcacagtgACAGTGTATCAATGAAAGTGCATCAACTATctatacatataagatatatgtataaatgaatTGACCAAAAAGCATAGTGAATATTGGCCGTTTTTATTTGAATCAGCTGAAATGTATCTATCCTCTTGAAAAATTGGTTAGTATGAATGGGCCATATAACACCTTATAAACATAATATTGGGCCTGATCTCTAATGATTTCCCCCACTTTGCCCCATTCTCCATCTTACCCAAgccaaaatttttttaaggaaacaaatcAATCGAGACATCTGCAATGCTGCTAAGTTTTCTTAACTGCAGATGAACCACacctgagtttttttttcttcccctatcaGAGCTCCTTGACCCTTCACTTAAAAGAACTGGATGCAAaacttttgcccctcccccctttgTTGCAAGAGAGAACAAATGGAGTTTAATGTACGCATGTTTGAATTTGACACTATTTATTTTATAATCGCATGCGGGGATCATTACCTCAAACAATAGGGGATAAGCTTTCTTTTGAACTGACTCATCTAAAAATAGGCCCTTTTTCATTTGCATTCACCAAAAGTGCACTCCTTAATTTATTACCTATTTTATTAGTAATTTAAAGTACTGTATTTAAGTGCATATGTTAGTCAAATGGGAACAATACTTTTTTTGGAGCTCAAAGCATGTTCTATTATTCCGCATCATGCCCTATTTGACTAAGGTGTAACTTGAATTCATTAATGcatgatttcagaagaaaaaaataagtaaaaaaaaagtttatgataTGAAGGGCCCAAACAAAGTGAAGGGAGAGGGGGACTCAGTGAATTTTCCTGCCTTTGCTCAGGGAAATGTTTGGTTTCTGTCCAGGTGTTGTCAGAAAGAGGATAAAATATTACCATCCCTTAAAGGGAaagtatatggaaaaaataagctATCAAGTTATATATAGCAACACCTAAGAAACAGTATCCTCTATAgctaaagacaaaaacaaacaaaacaaaaaatggtgcAATACTGCATGCTTTTTGGTGCATTCTTAGAATGTCAATGAAACTCTTTATCTAATGTGCGCATCCAAATTAGAGATGATTTCTTTTTGCAGTTATGATTTGAGGTCTTTAGAGACTTTGGTACTCCCTTTGagaacttactgaagaaaatcagTTTATTTAAATAGTTGCTTAGTGCCTTTATCCTGCACCCACTGAATT
It encodes the following:
- the KCNA1 gene encoding potassium voltage-gated channel subfamily A member 1 → MTVMSGENVEEASAAQGHPQDNSYPRPADHDDHDCCERVVINISGLRFETQLKTLAQFPNTLLGNPKKRMRYFDPLRNEYFFDRNRPSFDAILYYYQSGGRLRRPVNVPLDMFSEEIKFYELGEEAMEKFREDEGFIKEEERPLPEKEYQRQVWLLFEYPESSGPARVIAIVSVMVILISIVIFCLETLPELKEDREFSTFQPSDNTTLYYKSNIFTDPFFIVETLCIIWFSFELVVRFFACPSKTDFFKNIMNFIDIVAIIPYFITLGTEMAEQEGTQKGEQATSLAILRVIRLVRVFRIFKLSRHSKGLQILGQTLKASMRELGLLIFFLFIGVILFSSAVYFAEAEDAESHFSSIPDAFWWAVVSMTTVGYGDMYPVTIGGKIVGSLCAIAGVLTIALPVPVIVSNFNYFYHRETEGEEQAQLLHVSSPNLASDSDLSRRSSSTISKSEYMEIEEDMNNSIAHYRQANIRTGNCTTANQNCVNKSKLLTDV